The following proteins come from a genomic window of Meleagris gallopavo isolate NT-WF06-2002-E0010 breed Aviagen turkey brand Nicholas breeding stock chromosome Z, Turkey_5.1, whole genome shotgun sequence:
- the PLCXD3 gene encoding PI-PLC X domain-containing protein 3, translating to MSRQCAFEAQKVNRIMGCIKRSDIERGSHDSFSFYIDEASPVGPEQPETVQNFVSVFGTVAKKLMRKWLATQTMNFTSQLGAGIRYFDLRISTKPRDPDNELYFAHGLFSAKVKEGLEEINAFLADHPKEVVFLDFNHFYGMQKYHHEKLVQMLKDTYGNKMCPAIFAHEVSLQYLWEKEHQVLVFYHSPVALEVPFLWPGQMMPAPWANTTDPEKLIQFLQASITERRKKGSFFISQVVLTPKASTVVKGVASGLRETITER from the coding sequence GTTCCCATGACTCTTTTAGCTTCTACATTGATGAAGCCTCTCCAGTTGGGCCTGAACAGCCGGAAACGGTCCAGAACTTTGTGTCTGTCTTTGGGACTGTGGCTAAAAAGCTGATGAGGAAGTGGTTGGCTACACAGACCATGAACTTCACCAGCCAGCTGGGTGCAGGTATACGGTATTTTGATCTTAGGATTTCCACCAAGCCCAGAGACCCAGACAATGAACTCTACTTTGCTCATGGCTTATTCAGTGCCAAAGTCAAGGAAGGCCTGGAAGAGATCAATGCGTTCCTTGCTGACCACCCAAAAGAAGTGGTTTTCTTGGACTTCAATCATTTCTATGGAATGCAGAAATACCATCATGAAAAGCTTGTCCAGATGCTCAAGGACACATATGGAAACAAAATGTGTCCAGCTATATTTGCCCATGAAGTAAGCCTCCAGTACCTATGGGAGAAGGAACACCAAGTGCTGGTTTTTTATCACAGTCCAGTGGCTCTTGAGGTACCATTTCTTTGGCCAGGCCAGATGATGCCAGCTCCATGGGCAAACACAACAGATCCAGAAAAACTAATTCAGTTCCTCCAAGCATCAAtcactgaaagaagaaagaagggctCCTTTTTTATATCTCAAGTAGTGCTGACACCAAAAGCTAGTACAGTGGTGAAAGGTGTTGCAAGTGGTCTCAGAGAAACAATAACTGAAAGGTAA